The nucleotide sequence GTTGGCGCTTGCCACGATGCTCTGGCGCAGGAAAGCGCTCGATTGATAAACCCTATCGGGACGCTTTCTGCAAAAGCCCGATCAACTCGTCGAACTTAGCCCGCTGTTCCTCGGGGTCGCCACTCTCGATGGCGGAAGAGACGCAATGCTGCGCGTGGTGTTCGAGGATCAGCTTCTCGACCCCCAGCACGGCGGACCGGATCGCGGCTGTCTGCGCGAGAATGTCCATGCAGTAACGATCGCTCTCAACCATCTTAGCGACACCGCGCACCTGTCCTTCGAGCCGCGACAGGCGGTCAAGCGTCTTATCTTTGTTGGCCTTCATCCGACGGCGCTCCTTGCTTTTTTGGAACCAGTAGCTGACATTCTAGTTATATACCCCATATGGGTATATAAGAGAGACAGAAAATGGCACATAAGGATAACACTA is from Sulfitobacter geojensis and encodes:
- a CDS encoding metal-sensitive transcriptional regulator, producing MKANKDKTLDRLSRLEGQVRGVAKMVESDRYCMDILAQTAAIRSAVLGVEKLILEHHAQHCVSSAIESGDPEEQRAKFDELIGLLQKASR